In one Haloplanus salinus genomic region, the following are encoded:
- a CDS encoding CPBP family intramembrane glutamic endopeptidase produces MNLRGVLWNDAERRPRALLRVVLLVVVAALLAIGTSVGATVGFGALRSWLSTAFGAAVADTVGAVVGVTLTGGTVTLAVLIAGRYVDRRRVRDFGLRIDRDWWLDCGFGLALGAALLTLVFLVGLAFGWLRVTGTVQPRTGFGVRFAGLVAIFVVVGVYEELLLRGYLLTNAAEGLAGSLGDRGAVVGATALSSLVFGLAHANNPNATAVSSLAIVLAGGMLAAGYVLTGDLAVPIGLHTTWNLFQGGVYGFPVSGLGVGASVVAVEETGPDVVTGGAFGPEAGLLGLCAMAVGTAAIAAWTRWRTGELRIDPAVTTPELRAERTERAVDADRWEPSPDE; encoded by the coding sequence ATGAACCTCAGAGGCGTCCTGTGGAACGACGCCGAGCGCCGTCCCCGCGCGCTCCTCCGGGTCGTCCTCCTGGTCGTCGTCGCGGCGTTGCTGGCCATCGGGACGAGCGTCGGTGCGACCGTCGGTTTCGGCGCCCTCCGGTCGTGGCTCTCGACGGCGTTCGGAGCGGCCGTCGCCGACACCGTCGGCGCCGTCGTCGGCGTCACCCTCACCGGCGGGACCGTCACGCTCGCCGTCCTCATCGCCGGGCGGTACGTCGACCGGCGACGCGTCCGCGATTTCGGCCTCCGGATCGATCGTGACTGGTGGCTCGACTGCGGGTTCGGCCTCGCGCTCGGCGCCGCCCTCCTGACGCTGGTCTTTCTCGTCGGCCTCGCGTTCGGGTGGCTCCGAGTCACCGGCACCGTCCAGCCTCGGACCGGCTTCGGGGTCCGCTTTGCCGGCCTCGTCGCTATCTTCGTCGTCGTCGGCGTCTACGAGGAACTCCTCTTGCGTGGCTACCTGCTGACGAACGCCGCGGAGGGACTGGCCGGCTCGCTCGGCGACCGCGGGGCCGTGGTGGGCGCGACGGCGCTCTCTTCGCTCGTCTTCGGCCTCGCCCACGCCAACAACCCGAACGCGACGGCGGTCTCTTCGCTCGCCATCGTCCTCGCGGGCGGCATGCTCGCCGCCGGCTACGTTCTGACCGGCGACCTCGCGGTTCCCATCGGCCTGCATACGACCTGGAACCTCTTTCAGGGCGGCGTCTACGGCTTCCCCGTCTCCGGCCTCGGCGTCGGGGCGAGTGTCGTCGCCGTCGAAGAGACCGGCCCGGACGTCGTCACCGGCGGCGCGTTCGGCCCCGAAGCCGGCCTCCTCGGCCTCTGCGCGATGGCCGTCGGCACCGCCGCCATCGCCGCCTGGACCCGGTGGCGAACGGGCGAGTTACGGATCGATCCGGCGGTGACGACGCCGGAGTTGCGTGCGGAGCGGACGGAACGCGCCGTCGACGCCGACCGTTGGGAGCCGTCGCCGGACGAGTAA
- the hisG gene encoding ATP phosphoribosyltransferase — MRIAVPNKGRLHDPSIDLLERAGLHLEGGADRKLYADTVDPDVTALFARAADIPEYVADGAAAVGITGLDQVRESGHDLVDLLDLEFGRCRLVVAAPENGAIETVADLEGDTVATEFPRITRDFFAERGVDAEVVEVTGATELTPHVDMADAIVDITSTGTTLRVNRLAEIEEVLASSVRLFAHPDAVDDEKVQQLVTAFESVLAAEDRRYVMLNVPESRLDDVRDVLPGMGGPTVMDVAGSDDVAVHAVVEEREVFGVINDLKTMGASDVLVTEIERLVE, encoded by the coding sequence ATGCGTATCGCCGTCCCCAACAAGGGCCGCTTGCACGACCCCTCGATCGACCTGCTGGAACGCGCCGGCCTGCACCTCGAAGGCGGCGCGGACCGGAAGCTCTACGCGGACACGGTCGACCCCGACGTGACCGCCCTGTTCGCCCGCGCCGCCGACATCCCCGAGTACGTCGCGGACGGCGCCGCCGCGGTCGGCATCACGGGTCTGGATCAGGTCCGCGAGTCGGGCCACGACCTGGTGGACCTGCTGGATCTGGAGTTCGGCCGGTGTCGCCTCGTCGTCGCCGCACCCGAGAACGGCGCCATCGAGACGGTCGCGGACCTCGAAGGCGACACCGTCGCCACCGAGTTCCCCCGCATCACCCGTGACTTCTTCGCGGAGCGGGGCGTCGACGCCGAGGTGGTGGAGGTGACGGGCGCGACGGAGCTCACCCCACACGTCGACATGGCGGACGCCATCGTCGACATCACGTCGACGGGGACGACCCTCCGGGTGAACCGACTGGCCGAAATCGAGGAGGTGCTCGCGAGTTCGGTCCGCCTCTTCGCCCACCCCGACGCCGTCGACGACGAGAAAGTCCAACAGCTCGTCACGGCCTTCGAGTCCGTCCTCGCCGCCGAGGACAGGCGCTACGTGATGTTGAACGTCCCGGAGAGCCGCCTCGACGACGTGCGCGACGTGTTGCCGGGGATGGGCGGGCCGACGGTGATGGACGTGGCCGGCAGCGACGACGTGGCGGTCCACGCCGTCGTCGAGGAACGCGAGGTGTTCGGCGTCATCAACGACCTCAAGACGATGGGTGCGAGCGACGTCCTCGTCACCGAAATCGAGCGGCTGGTGGAGTAG
- a CDS encoding amidohydrolase: MATLAIRGGRILRSDMTVTEADVLVDRETGDIVELGAELAGDEELDAHGDLVMPGLVNAHTHVAMTLLRGHADDKPLDAWLREDVWPVEAALEPADIEAGAALGILEMIKSGTTTFADMYFEIDRTAEVVERAGLRAVLGHGAIAAGKDDVAARADIEESVEMARRLDGAAAGRISTAVMPHSLTTVTPELLELAATEAHDAGVPVHYHANETVDEVDPIVEEHGQRPVEWARDLGLCTEADFFAHGVHLDDREIDLLARTGTGVVHCPASNMKLASGMAPVQQLLDAGVPVGLGTDGAASNNDLDLFDELRDAAMLGKLAAADASAVAAPDAVSMATAGGADVLGLNAGRIEAGAKADLAVIDLDAPHLTPEHDVVSHLAYAARGSDVRHTVCDGTVLMRDREVLTLDEGAVMERAAARAAGLLERAGV; encoded by the coding sequence ATGGCTACGCTTGCGATCCGCGGCGGGCGCATCCTCCGCTCGGATATGACCGTCACCGAGGCGGACGTGCTGGTCGACCGCGAGACGGGCGACATCGTCGAACTCGGTGCCGAACTCGCCGGCGACGAGGAACTCGACGCCCACGGCGACTTGGTGATGCCCGGACTGGTGAACGCCCACACCCACGTCGCCATGACGCTCCTGCGCGGCCACGCCGACGACAAACCCCTGGACGCGTGGCTCCGGGAGGACGTCTGGCCGGTCGAGGCGGCGCTCGAACCGGCCGACATCGAGGCCGGCGCGGCGCTGGGTATCCTGGAGATGATCAAGTCGGGGACGACGACCTTCGCCGATATGTACTTCGAAATCGACCGGACGGCCGAGGTGGTAGAGCGGGCGGGGTTGCGGGCCGTCCTCGGCCACGGCGCCATCGCGGCGGGGAAGGACGACGTGGCGGCCCGCGCCGACATCGAGGAGAGCGTCGAGATGGCCCGACGACTCGACGGCGCCGCGGCCGGCCGAATATCGACGGCGGTGATGCCCCATAGCCTCACCACCGTCACGCCCGAGTTGCTGGAACTGGCGGCGACGGAGGCCCACGACGCGGGCGTCCCCGTCCACTACCACGCCAACGAGACGGTCGACGAGGTCGACCCCATCGTCGAGGAACACGGCCAGCGCCCCGTCGAGTGGGCGCGTGACCTCGGCCTCTGCACCGAGGCCGACTTCTTCGCCCACGGCGTCCACCTCGACGACCGGGAGATCGACCTGCTCGCCCGGACGGGGACGGGCGTCGTCCACTGTCCGGCGTCGAACATGAAGCTCGCCTCGGGGATGGCGCCGGTCCAGCAGCTGCTCGACGCCGGCGTCCCGGTCGGCCTCGGCACGGACGGCGCCGCCTCGAACAACGACCTCGACCTCTTCGACGAACTGCGCGACGCGGCGATGCTGGGGAAACTCGCCGCCGCCGACGCGAGCGCCGTCGCCGCTCCCGACGCCGTGTCGATGGCGACGGCCGGCGGCGCCGACGTACTCGGCCTGAACGCCGGTCGGATCGAGGCCGGCGCCAAGGCCGACCTCGCCGTGATCGACCTCGACGCGCCGCATCTCACGCCCGAACACGACGTCGTGAGCCACCTCGCCTACGCCGCTCGCGGATCGGACGTGCGCCACACCGTCTGTGACGGCACGGTGTTGATGCGGGACCGCGAGGTGCTGACGCTCGACGAGGGGGCGGTGATGGAGCGAGCGGCGGCGCGGGCCGCGGGGTTGCTGGAGCGGGCGGGGGTCTGA
- a CDS encoding adenosylhomocysteinase, whose protein sequence is MSAPTIAERLDDPDAARTEGRRKMDWAEAHMPILAALREEFEAEQPLADERIAMAMHVEAKTAALVELLAVGGAEVAITGCNPLSTQNDVSAALHAVDGVTSYAANGVDTDEYYDAIEAVVGVDPTITVDDGADMVTHIHDEHPDLIPQLKGGCEETTTGVHRLRSMADDGALEYPLFAVNDTPMKTLFDNVHGTGESALTNIAMTTNLSIAGKTVVVAGYGYCGRGVAKKAAGMNADVIVTEVDPRRALEAHMEGHAVMPMHEAASEGDVFVTTTGNRDVITREDFERMGDGVLLANAGHFDVEINLEELGEMAVSTREVRDGVVEYELPAGRRLNVLAEGRLVNLAGPLSMGHPVEVMDQSFGVQAVCVRELAENADAYDASVHEVPDRLDREVAEVKLDAEGIAIDGLTDDQREYLDSWDHGT, encoded by the coding sequence ATGAGCGCACCCACGATAGCCGAGCGACTCGACGACCCCGACGCGGCCCGCACGGAGGGGCGTCGGAAGATGGACTGGGCGGAGGCACACATGCCCATCCTCGCCGCCCTCCGCGAGGAGTTCGAAGCGGAACAACCCCTCGCCGACGAGCGAATCGCGATGGCGATGCACGTCGAGGCCAAGACGGCCGCCCTCGTCGAACTCCTCGCCGTCGGCGGTGCGGAGGTGGCCATCACCGGCTGTAACCCCCTCTCCACTCAAAACGACGTGAGCGCGGCGCTCCACGCCGTCGACGGCGTGACTTCCTACGCTGCCAACGGCGTCGACACCGACGAGTACTACGACGCCATCGAAGCCGTGGTTGGGGTCGACCCCACCATCACCGTCGACGACGGCGCCGACATGGTGACCCACATCCACGACGAACATCCCGACCTGATCCCCCAACTCAAGGGCGGGTGCGAGGAGACGACGACGGGCGTCCACCGTCTGCGCTCGATGGCCGACGACGGCGCTCTGGAGTATCCGCTGTTCGCCGTCAACGACACGCCGATGAAGACGCTGTTCGACAACGTCCACGGCACCGGCGAGTCCGCGCTCACGAACATCGCCATGACGACCAACCTCTCCATCGCGGGCAAGACGGTGGTCGTCGCGGGCTACGGCTACTGTGGCCGCGGCGTCGCGAAGAAGGCCGCGGGCATGAACGCCGACGTGATCGTGACGGAGGTCGACCCGCGCCGCGCCCTCGAAGCCCACATGGAGGGGCACGCGGTGATGCCGATGCACGAGGCGGCGAGCGAGGGCGACGTGTTCGTGACGACGACGGGCAACCGCGACGTGATCACGCGCGAGGACTTCGAACGGATGGGCGACGGCGTCCTGCTGGCCAACGCCGGCCACTTCGACGTCGAGATCAACCTGGAGGAACTCGGCGAGATGGCCGTCTCGACCCGCGAGGTTCGCGACGGTGTCGTGGAGTACGAACTCCCCGCCGGCCGGCGGCTAAACGTCCTCGCCGAAGGGCGGTTGGTGAACCTCGCCGGCCCGCTCTCGATGGGCCACCCCGTCGAGGTGATGGACCAGAGCTTCGGCGTCCAAGCCGTCTGCGTGCGTGAACTCGCCGAGAACGCGGACGCCTACGACGCGAGCGTCCACGAAGTGCCGGACCGCCTGGACCGGGAAGTGGCCGAAGTGAAACTCGACGCCGAGGGCATCGCCATCGACGGCCTGACCGACGACCAGCGCGAGTATCTGGACTCGTGGGACCACGGAACCTGA
- the hjc gene encoding Holliday junction resolvase Hjc: MSANRKGDRRERELVNELDAAGFAVMRAPASGSATERDLPDVLAGDGDRFYAIEAKSSAGDPIYLSGEEVESLIYFARNFGAKARIAVRFDREDWYFFHPGDLHVTDGGNYRVKKETALADGEDLDALVGHSTQARLDES, translated from the coding sequence ATGTCCGCGAACCGCAAGGGGGACCGCCGGGAGCGCGAACTCGTCAACGAACTCGACGCGGCGGGCTTCGCGGTGATGCGCGCCCCCGCGAGCGGCAGCGCTACCGAGCGCGACCTGCCCGACGTACTCGCCGGAGATGGGGACAGGTTCTACGCCATCGAGGCGAAGTCCTCCGCCGGCGACCCCATCTACCTCTCGGGCGAGGAGGTCGAATCCCTGATCTACTTCGCCCGCAACTTCGGCGCGAAGGCCCGGATCGCCGTCCGATTCGACCGTGAGGACTGGTACTTCTTCCATCCCGGCGACCTGCACGTCACCGACGGTGGCAACTACCGAGTCAAAAAGGAGACGGCGCTGGCCGACGGCGAGGATCTGGACGCACTGGTCGGCCACTCGACGCAGGCACGCCTCGACGAGTCCTAA
- a CDS encoding SWIM zinc finger family protein produces MTHPAHTPASLPATRSKTTFPAAGASGRARRARVEPMAVRPLRDGRYAVETEGGTYVVDLDANTCTCPDHQLRGARCKHRRRVALEVTAELVPPPGKRTAVCAVCGGRTFVPTAFDGPALCRRHDHRPGTLVRDRETGDRLIVVAATGERADRVETATGRLVADYPTNADYGAHEPVFRAVYLDSLGRDGDVNRYAFPASRLRRVEGRANGDAGPPRTDGTAPPTTV; encoded by the coding sequence ATGACGCACCCAGCACACACACCCGCGTCACTGCCGGCGACCCGCTCGAAGACCACGTTCCCCGCCGCCGGAGCGTCGGGGCGCGCCAGGCGTGCCCGCGTCGAACCCATGGCGGTCCGCCCGCTCCGCGACGGCCGCTACGCCGTCGAGACCGAGGGCGGGACGTACGTCGTCGACCTCGACGCGAACACGTGTACCTGTCCCGATCACCAGCTCCGCGGCGCCCGGTGTAAGCACCGCCGCCGAGTCGCCCTCGAGGTGACTGCGGAGCTCGTGCCACCCCCTGGAAAACGAACCGCCGTCTGTGCGGTCTGTGGCGGACGCACGTTCGTCCCGACGGCGTTCGACGGCCCCGCGCTCTGCCGGCGCCACGACCACCGACCGGGCACGCTCGTCCGGGACCGCGAAACGGGTGACCGCCTGATCGTCGTCGCCGCGACCGGCGAGCGTGCCGACCGGGTCGAGACGGCGACGGGCCGTCTCGTCGCCGACTACCCGACCAACGCCGACTACGGCGCCCACGAACCCGTCTTTCGGGCCGTCTACCTCGACTCGCTCGGACGCGATGGCGACGTGAACCGCTACGCCTTCCCGGCGTCGCGACTGCGACGGGTCGAGGGAAGGGCGAACGGTGACGCCGGTCCACCGCGGACGGACGGCACGGCCCCGCCGACGACCGTTTAG
- a CDS encoding DUF7472 family protein, producing the protein MELEEGMVRKIAISVGAVGVFVAFVVGIGTTFNDGGLGSAGGLALVGAIVLFIVLMAVVGLFLSD; encoded by the coding sequence ATGGAACTCGAAGAGGGGATGGTCCGGAAAATCGCCATCTCCGTCGGCGCGGTGGGGGTTTTCGTCGCCTTCGTCGTCGGCATCGGCACCACGTTCAACGACGGTGGACTGGGGTCGGCCGGTGGGCTGGCGCTCGTCGGCGCTATCGTTCTATTCATCGTCTTGATGGCCGTCGTCGGCCTCTTTCTCTCCGACTGA
- a CDS encoding DNA primase, with amino-acid sequence MRPDPLYARYPFFRAAREAVQRADISPPRLVTEGDPAVERARERVERALMSGTVESETPGRWSDRDELLSYPVARILVSLVDVRAAVEKYAEAEAATAFERLTADLEGSDAELRSVSTPRADLGTVLDEFDLDEAVRRVHGTRGRAEFRVDVTAYLRLADPDWGDDWRLVNRCLSDGAVPVGDAELTRLLRKAVRRRVADGLPFEVRGSAGGDAIADALAEDVATLRDRLAERERLPDVDTVVPAQFPPCMQALLDEDENDTLSPHAAFAATAFLVSLGLDADAIADRWPVLDDGSLSYRATVLDDRKGSQYPAPSCTTMQTFGDCVNPDERCETIDHPLRYYASAVADADEADADTNAD; translated from the coding sequence ATGCGTCCCGACCCGCTCTACGCCCGGTATCCGTTCTTCCGCGCCGCCCGCGAGGCGGTCCAGCGGGCGGACATTTCGCCCCCACGGTTGGTCACCGAGGGCGACCCAGCCGTCGAGCGCGCCCGTGAACGCGTCGAGCGCGCGCTCATGTCGGGCACCGTCGAGTCGGAGACGCCGGGGCGCTGGAGCGACCGCGACGAACTCCTCTCGTATCCCGTCGCGCGCATCCTCGTCTCGTTGGTCGACGTGCGCGCCGCCGTCGAGAAGTACGCCGAGGCGGAAGCGGCGACGGCGTTCGAACGTCTGACCGCCGACTTGGAGGGCAGTGACGCGGAACTGCGGAGCGTGTCGACGCCGCGTGCCGACCTCGGGACGGTCCTCGACGAGTTCGACCTCGACGAGGCGGTCCGGCGGGTCCACGGCACTCGGGGCCGCGCCGAGTTCCGCGTCGACGTGACCGCGTACCTTCGCCTCGCGGACCCCGACTGGGGCGACGACTGGCGGCTCGTCAACCGCTGTCTCTCCGACGGGGCAGTCCCCGTCGGCGACGCGGAACTCACCCGCCTGCTCCGGAAGGCGGTCCGCCGCCGGGTCGCGGACGGCCTCCCGTTCGAGGTGCGGGGAAGCGCCGGCGGCGACGCCATCGCGGACGCGCTAGCCGAGGACGTGGCTACCCTCCGTGACCGCCTCGCGGAGCGCGAACGGCTCCCGGACGTGGACACCGTCGTCCCTGCGCAGTTCCCGCCGTGTATGCAGGCGTTGCTGGACGAGGACGAGAACGACACGCTCTCCCCACACGCCGCCTTCGCGGCCACCGCGTTCCTCGTCTCGCTGGGTCTCGACGCCGACGCCATCGCGGACCGCTGGCCCGTCCTCGACGACGGCTCGCTCTCCTACCGAGCGACGGTCCTCGACGACCGCAAGGGGAGCCAGTATCCAGCCCCCTCGTGTACGACGATGCAGACGTTCGGCGACTGCGTAAACCCCGACGAGCGCTGTGAGACCATCGACCACCCGCTCCGCTACTACGCGTCGGCCGTCGCCGACGCGGACGAAGCGGACGCCGACACGAACGCGGACTGA
- the rio1 gene encoding serine/threonine-protein kinase Rio1 has product MTEEYGLLDPEEGEGEDFGDEWEEIDVSDTEADRIARKRDREFAEFRKRLKDADQFKVEQSVFDDATFAAIYKLVQDGYIDAFGGPISTGKEANVYEALGAENRDVAVKIYRINASNFQQMREYLEGDPRFKGIGSDKKKVVLAWTKKEFANLRRARQAGVRVPEPLAVERNVLVMELVGLVEDRARRLAEVNVENPETAFEVVREYMRRLYGAGLVHGDLSEYNLIIHDGELVVIDLGQAVTVHHPNADDFLARDCRNVASFFTRQGIDVAPSDLREFVTAVDAEP; this is encoded by the coding sequence ATGACAGAGGAGTACGGCCTGCTCGACCCCGAGGAGGGCGAGGGGGAAGACTTCGGCGACGAGTGGGAGGAGATCGACGTCTCCGACACCGAAGCGGATCGCATCGCCCGAAAGCGGGATCGCGAGTTCGCCGAGTTCCGCAAGCGTCTGAAAGACGCCGACCAGTTCAAAGTCGAGCAGTCGGTGTTCGACGACGCCACCTTTGCGGCCATCTACAAACTGGTACAGGACGGGTACATCGACGCCTTCGGCGGGCCGATTTCGACGGGCAAGGAGGCCAACGTCTACGAAGCGCTGGGCGCGGAAAACCGGGACGTCGCGGTGAAGATCTACCGCATCAACGCCTCGAACTTCCAACAGATGCGGGAGTATCTCGAAGGCGATCCGCGCTTCAAGGGCATCGGCTCGGACAAAAAGAAGGTGGTGTTGGCGTGGACGAAAAAGGAGTTCGCCAACCTGCGCCGGGCGAGGCAGGCGGGGGTCCGGGTACCGGAGCCCCTCGCCGTCGAGCGGAACGTCCTCGTGATGGAGCTGGTGGGGTTGGTCGAGGATCGCGCTCGGCGACTGGCCGAGGTGAACGTCGAGAACCCGGAGACGGCGTTCGAGGTGGTGCGCGAGTATATGCGCCGGCTCTACGGCGCGGGATTGGTCCACGGCGACCTCTCGGAGTACAACCTGATTATCCACGACGGCGAACTGGTCGTGATCGACCTGGGGCAGGCGGTGACGGTCCATCACCCGAACGCCGACGACTTCCTGGCGCGGGACTGTCGGAACGTCGCTTCGTTTTTCACCCGTCAGGGTATCGACGTGGCGCCGTCCGACCTTCGCGAGTTCGTGACGGCCGTCGACGCGGAGCCGTAA
- a CDS encoding KH domain-containing protein encodes MQHVKVPQDRLGVLIGDGGETMREIERRAEVRLDIDSESGSVAIDAVGDPVTAMVAPDIVRAIGRGFRPDAALSLLDNDMRMFDLIDIDEATRNKNDLQRQKGRLIGEDGRTRELMEELTGAEVVIYGTTLGIIGQPEEVQAVRRAAEMLLDGAPHGAVYGFLERKHNELTRGADLQPSS; translated from the coding sequence ATGCAGCACGTGAAGGTACCGCAGGATCGTCTCGGCGTCCTCATCGGCGACGGTGGCGAGACGATGCGCGAGATCGAGCGACGCGCCGAGGTCCGCCTCGACATCGACTCCGAGAGCGGGAGCGTCGCCATCGACGCCGTCGGCGACCCCGTCACCGCGATGGTCGCACCGGACATCGTCCGCGCCATCGGCCGCGGCTTCCGCCCGGACGCGGCGCTCTCCCTGCTCGATAACGACATGCGGATGTTCGACCTCATCGACATCGACGAGGCCACGAGAAACAAAAACGACCTCCAACGACAGAAGGGACGGCTCATCGGCGAAGACGGCCGCACCCGCGAACTGATGGAGGAACTGACCGGCGCCGAGGTGGTCATCTACGGGACCACGCTGGGCATCATCGGGCAACCGGAGGAGGTTCAGGCCGTCCGCCGGGCCGCCGAGATGTTGCTCGACGGCGCCCCTCACGGCGCGGTGTACGGCTTCCTCGAACGCAAACACAACGAACTCACCCGCGGCGCCGACCTCCAGCCGTCGAGCTAA
- the thsA gene encoding thermosome subunit alpha: protein MIILGEDSQRTQGKDAQTMNITAGKAVAEAVRTTLGPKGMDKMLVDSGGSVVVTNDGVTILKEMDIDHPAANMIVEVSETQEDEVGDGTTTAVVVAGELLDEAEELIDQDIHPTTLAQGYRRAAEKAKEILEENAIDVSAEDRETLVKIAATAMTGKGAESAKDQLADLLVDAVLAVRDDDGVDTDNVSIEKVVGGAIDNSELIEGVIVDKERVSDGMPYAVEDANIALIDGALEVKETEIDAEVNVTDPDQLQQFLDQEEKQLREMVDHLEEVGADAVFVGSGIDDMAQHYLAQEGILAVRRAKDSDLSRLARSTGGTVVGSVDDLTEDDLGFAGSVAQKDIGGDERIFVEDVAEAKSVTLVLRGGTEHVVDEVERAVEDSLGVVRTTLEDGKVLPGGGAPETELALGLRDYADDVDGREALAVEAFAEAVDIIPRTLAENAGLDPIDSLVELRASHSEGNLSDGLDAYTGDVVDMDEEGVVEPLRVKTQAIESATEAAVMILRIDDVIAAGDLKGGGSDDDGDDAPGGPGGGMGGGMGGMGGMGGMGGAM, encoded by the coding sequence ATGATCATTCTCGGCGAGGACTCCCAGCGGACACAGGGGAAAGACGCCCAGACGATGAATATCACGGCCGGCAAGGCCGTCGCGGAAGCCGTACGGACCACCCTCGGTCCGAAGGGAATGGACAAGATGCTCGTCGACTCCGGCGGGAGCGTCGTCGTCACGAACGACGGCGTCACGATCCTGAAGGAGATGGACATCGACCACCCCGCCGCGAACATGATCGTCGAGGTGTCCGAGACCCAGGAAGACGAGGTCGGCGACGGCACCACGACGGCAGTCGTCGTTGCCGGTGAACTCCTCGACGAGGCCGAGGAGCTCATCGACCAGGACATCCACCCGACGACGCTGGCCCAGGGCTACCGCCGGGCCGCGGAGAAGGCGAAGGAGATCCTCGAGGAGAACGCAATCGACGTCTCCGCCGAGGACCGCGAGACGCTCGTGAAAATCGCCGCGACGGCGATGACGGGCAAGGGCGCCGAAAGCGCCAAAGACCAGCTCGCGGACCTGCTCGTCGACGCCGTACTCGCCGTGCGCGACGACGACGGCGTCGACACCGACAACGTCTCGATCGAGAAAGTCGTCGGCGGCGCCATCGACAACTCCGAGCTCATCGAGGGCGTCATCGTCGACAAGGAACGCGTCAGCGACGGCATGCCCTACGCCGTCGAGGACGCGAACATTGCGCTGATCGACGGCGCGCTCGAGGTCAAGGAGACCGAAATCGACGCCGAGGTCAACGTCACCGACCCCGACCAGCTCCAGCAGTTCCTCGACCAGGAGGAGAAACAGCTTCGGGAGATGGTCGACCACCTCGAGGAAGTCGGCGCCGACGCCGTCTTCGTGGGGAGCGGCATCGACGACATGGCCCAGCACTATCTGGCTCAGGAGGGCATCCTCGCCGTCCGCCGCGCGAAGGACAGCGACCTCTCGCGGCTCGCACGCTCGACCGGCGGCACCGTCGTCGGGAGCGTCGACGACCTGACCGAGGACGACCTCGGCTTCGCCGGTTCCGTCGCACAGAAGGACATCGGCGGCGACGAGCGCATCTTCGTCGAGGACGTGGCCGAGGCCAAGTCCGTGACGCTCGTTCTCCGCGGTGGGACCGAACACGTCGTCGACGAGGTCGAACGCGCCGTCGAGGACTCCCTCGGCGTCGTCCGCACCACGCTGGAGGACGGCAAGGTCCTGCCCGGCGGCGGTGCCCCCGAGACGGAACTCGCCCTCGGCCTGCGCGACTACGCCGACGACGTCGACGGCCGCGAGGCCCTCGCCGTCGAGGCGTTCGCCGAGGCCGTGGACATCATCCCGCGCACCCTCGCCGAGAACGCCGGTCTCGACCCCATCGACTCGCTGGTCGAACTCCGCGCCAGCCACAGTGAAGGCAACCTCTCCGACGGCCTCGACGCCTACACGGGCGACGTGGTCGACATGGACGAGGAGGGCGTCGTCGAGCCCCTCCGCGTCAAGACCCAGGCCATCGAGAGCGCCACGGAAGCGGCCGTCATGATCCTCCGCATCGACGACGTCATCGCGGCCGGCGACCTCAAAGGTGGCGGCAGCGACGACGACGGTGACGACGCCCCCGGCGGCCCCGGCGGCGGCATGGGCGGCGGCATGGGCGGCATGGGCGGTATGGGCGGCATGGGCGGCGCGATGTGA